A portion of the Deinococcus peraridilitoris DSM 19664 genome contains these proteins:
- the moaC gene encoding cyclic pyranopterin monophosphate synthase MoaC: MVDVSDKQATSRSATAEAWVRLPPEARAALIGGNKKGDPLVVARLAAIGGAKRTADLVLLCHPLPITGIDVSVQLHEEGVHITATVRTVGPTGVEMEALTAVMSAALNVYDMLKAASKAIEITDVRLLAKSGGKSGDYRRGPGDFT, from the coding sequence ATGGTGGACGTGAGCGACAAGCAGGCCACCTCCCGCAGCGCGACGGCCGAAGCCTGGGTCCGGCTGCCCCCCGAGGCGCGTGCGGCGCTGATCGGGGGCAACAAGAAAGGTGACCCCCTCGTGGTGGCGCGGCTGGCGGCCATCGGTGGGGCCAAGCGCACGGCCGATCTGGTGCTGCTGTGTCATCCGCTGCCCATCACGGGAATTGACGTGAGCGTGCAGCTCCATGAAGAGGGCGTGCACATCACCGCCACTGTACGCACCGTAGGCCCTACCGGGGTCGAGATGGAGGCGCTGACTGCCGTGATGAGTGCGGCCCTGAACGTCTACGACATGCTCAAGGCGGCCAGCAAGGCCATCGAGATCACCGATGTCCGGCTGCTGGCCAAAAGCGGCGGTAAGTCGGGTGATTACCGGCGAGGGCCAGGTGACTTTACCTGA
- a CDS encoding DUF177 domain-containing protein, with protein sequence MTTSAPVLNMSSLLRTQGDTGSRGEVPELRYEQGGQEQVLTFARPALYDLSANSIGGEDFWLSGRFEPTLLLECARCLRPVEFPQKLKLGMLLRYSPGVEAPHIAEAESGEEVLLFGDPSLDLSAYLAEVAIMEGPLSVLHDPDCKGLCQVCGTDLNEQTCEHAARVPVEEDAPHATSSPFAALKGLELPDE encoded by the coding sequence ATGACCACTTCTGCACCCGTATTGAACATGTCCAGCCTGCTGCGCACCCAGGGTGACACCGGCAGCCGTGGCGAGGTTCCCGAACTGCGCTATGAGCAGGGAGGCCAGGAGCAGGTACTGACTTTCGCTCGACCCGCTCTTTATGACCTGAGCGCCAATTCCATCGGCGGGGAAGACTTCTGGCTCTCGGGCCGCTTCGAGCCGACCCTGCTGCTCGAGTGTGCCCGCTGCCTGCGACCCGTCGAGTTTCCTCAGAAGCTGAAACTCGGCATGCTCCTGCGCTACAGTCCCGGCGTGGAAGCGCCGCACATCGCTGAAGCCGAGAGCGGAGAAGAGGTGCTGCTCTTCGGTGACCCCTCGCTTGATCTCAGCGCCTACCTGGCCGAAGTCGCCATCATGGAAGGGCCACTCAGCGTGCTGCATGACCCGGACTGCAAAGGGCTCTGCCAGGTGTGCGGAACCGACCTCAACGAGCAGACCTGCGAACACGCTGCGCGCGTTCCCGTCGAGGAGGATGCTCCGCATGCCACTTCTTCGCCCTTTGCGGCCCTCAAGGGTCTGGAACTGCCTGATGAGTGA